The proteins below are encoded in one region of Silene latifolia isolate original U9 population chromosome 2, ASM4854445v1, whole genome shotgun sequence:
- the LOC141642520 gene encoding mitochondrial pyruvate carrier 4, whose amino-acid sequence MASSKLQALWNHPAGPKTIHFWAPTFKWGISIANIADFAKPPEKLSYPQQIAVACTGIIWSRYSTVITPKNWNLFSVNVAMAGTGLYQLSRKIQHDYFQEAKPVPAEE is encoded by the exons ATGGCGTCTTCTAAGCTTCAAGCTTTGTGGAATCATCCCGCCGGCCCCAAAACTA TTCACTTTTGGGCACCGACATTCAAGTGGGGCATTAGTATAGCCAACATTGCAGACTTCGCTAAACCGCCAGAGAAACTATCATATCCTCAGCAAATAG CGGTTGCATGCACTGGGATCATATGGTCTCGCTACAGTACTGTTATTACCCCT AAGAACTGGAATCTTTTCAGCGTAAACGTGGCAATGGCTGGAACTGGACTTTACCAACTTAGCCGAAAGATTCA GCATGACTATTTCCAAGAGGCAAAACCTGTTCCTGCAGAAGAATAA